In Colletotrichum higginsianum IMI 349063 chromosome 3, whole genome shotgun sequence, a genomic segment contains:
- a CDS encoding Het domain containing protein: MRTKKSGKTAPSDIDWEILRLKRQVVKDDAKAHACDQCSVLKIKPLPESGQWIKKKDFCRINTRKGEIKRMKASGCMFWAMIQDRLDFEDCKVRLEQACVNVEYDEQKHHARWSSTHYENLAASIGTEAEEEYRRLGDLMRVLPWRAAARSSSEMGMASTDVSDDFVQILMAYTNVDGFNPGGYDQRSAKVDINIAMPPHPKGVRYHKLRFQWVSFWVSFFALGLPATLGDFGDVTQTYVGAPVNLTPASRDTTELVKQWLRKCEFDHHCGIEKLPSSMPSFLLDVSDLKEVRLVSIPALMRERYIALSYCWGVGKQKIMLNKSNKTELISGLSVQELDLTIQDAVHVARELEFQYLWIDALCIIQDDKHFKAKELGKMGDIYREATFTIIASAAKDEKQGFLSKRPPTLGRLTGPSRHPLPAFKIEAHGKRRKSYFKSPLYLTPWLFDTVEPWYTRAWTFQEFLLSGRRLQYLGNQTTWTCYCGNTVIQDCDGWVGGKAHMHPGYSYAEQETFSDVMAILGHTRSALPEASELLLYWYELVDTYCTRNLSYENDRLPAISGIAKGFATALRDEYVCGLWKSDLPAGLVWAASGPRHLQVPFPHPVPGTMPRPSWSWASLNGQVTWTNPHLKKQKDADFEILGHDLELESPNAPFGEVKGGELRLRGLLMSVTPPSVGNRGVLVVILGRREMPVQLDYLNDPRLSTGSQCLLSVLVIVNTGRSIIEGLLVVEEGYGRYSRVGWFHTENEQPEPSEQSYAEDPALEASALGYRAQLRSLWERNVQEVVLI, translated from the exons ATGAGAACGAAGAAGTCAGGAAAGACTGCGCCTTCAGACATCGACTGGGAGATATTGCGTCTGAAGCGGCAGGTGGTGAAAGACGACGCCAAGGCTCATGCATGCGACCAGTGCAGCGTTCTCAAGATCAAGCCCCTCCCAGAATCCGGGCAATGGATCAAGAAAAAGGACTTTTGCAGGATCAACACCAGAAAGGGGGAAATCAAACGCATGAAAGCATCCGGCTGTATGTTTTGGGCCATGATTCAAGACCGACTCGACTTTGAGGATTGCAAAGTGAGACTGGAGCAAGCATGCGTCAATGTTGAGTACGACGAGCAGAAGCACCACGCAAGGTGGTCCAGCACCCACTATGAAaacctcgccgcctccatcgGGACAGAGGCGGAAGAAGAGTATCGCCGGCTGGGAGACCTGATGAGGGTGTTGCCCTGGCGTGCTGCGGCGCGTAGCTCGTCTGAGATGGGAATGGCTTCTACCGACGTGTCCGACGACTTTGTGCAGATCCTCATGGCCTACACAAACGTGGATGGCTTCAATCCTGGAGGTTATGATCAGCGGTCGGCAAAGGTGGACATCAACATCGCCATGCCTCCCCATCCAAAAGGCGTGCGATACCACAAGCTTCGGTTTCAGTGGGTGTCTTTTTGGGTGTCTTTCTTTGCATTGGGGCTTCCAG CAACGCTAGGAGACTTTGGAGATGTCACTCAGACATATGTCGGCGCGCCTGTCAACctgacgccggcgagccGAGATACGACGGAACTTGTCAAACAGTGGTTGCGAAAGTGCGAGTTCGACCACCACTGCGGCATCGAAAAACTACCAAGCTCCATGCCGTCTTTCCTTCTCGACGTTTCTGATCTAAAGGAGGTAAGGCTGGTCTCAATACCCGCCTTGATGAGAGAGCGCTACATTGCGCTATCATATTGCTGGGGCGTAGGGAAGCAAAAGATCATGCTGAACAAGAGCAATAAGACGGAGCTAATCTCTGGCCTGAGTGTGCAAGAACTTGATTTGACTATTCAGGACGCGGTTCATGTCGCAAGGGAGCTCGAGTTTCAGTACCTTTGGATCGACGCACTCTGCATCATCCAAGATGATAAGCAtttcaaggccaaggagctcggcaAGATGGGCGACATCTACCGAGAAGCCACCTTTACAATCATTGCTTCTGCCGCAAAGGATGAAAAGCAGGGATTTCTCAGCAAACGGCCCCCGACTTTGGGAAGACTCACCGGCCCATCCCGCCACCCTCTGCCCGCATTCAAGATAGAGGCGCATGGAAAAAGGAGAAAGTCGTACTTCAAGTCGCCGTTGTATCTCACACCGTGGCTTTTCGACACGGTAGAGCCATGGTACACAAGAGCGTGGACGTTTCAGGAGTTCCTCCTTTCTGGACGTCGACTTCAGTATCTCGGGAATCAGACCACTTGGACGTGTTACTGCGGCAACACAGTGATTCAAGACTGCGACGGCTGGGTTGGTGGCAAGGCACACATGCATCCCGGGTACTCGTACGCCGAGCAAGAAACGTTCTCGGACGTCATGGCAATTCTTGGCCACACCCGCAGTGCCCTGCCCGAGGCCAGCGAACTTCTACTGTATTGGTATGAACTCGTGGATACCTACTGCACACGCAACCTGTCGTACGAGAACGACCGACTACCTGCCATATCGGGTATAGCCAAGGGGTTTGCCACAGCTCTGAGAGATGAATACGTCTGTGGGCTCTGGAAATCGGATTTACCAGCAGGCCTGGTCTGGGCAGCGTCGGGTCCCCGTCACCTCCAAGTCCCTTTCCCGCATCCTGTGCCTGGCACCATgcctcggccgtcgtggAGTTGGGCGTCGCTCAACGGCCAGGTCACATGGACAAACCCGCATCTGAAGAAGCAAAAGGATGCGGACTTTGAGATACTGGGTCACGACTTGGAGCTTGAGTCTCCAAATGCGCCGTTTGGCGAGGTTAAAGGGGGGGAGCTTCGCCTTCGCGGCCTCCTGATGTCTGTTACGCCGCCTTCGGTGGGCAATAGAGGCGTCCTGGTTGTGATCTTGGGACGTCGGGAGATGCCGGTACAGCTCGATTATCTGAATGATCCAAGGCTGAGTACCGGTTCCCAGTGTCTGTTAAGCGTGTTGGTGATTGTCAACACGGGCCGCTCGATCATCGAAGGTCTACTTGTGGTAGAGGAAGGGTATGGCAGATACTCTCGTGTTGGGTGGTTCCACACAGAGAACGAGCAGCCAGAGCCAAGCGAACAAAGTTACGCTGAAGATCCTGCTCTGGAGGCGTCAGCTTTGGGGTATCGAGCTCAACTGAGGAGTCTCTGGGAACGGAATGTTCAGGAGGTTGTACTGATTTGA
- a CDS encoding Short-chain dehydrogenase, with amino-acid sequence MDPNALFRVDGIVAVITGGGTGIGLTMARALVNQGAAKVYILGRRLEVLETAAKEHPNLIPHRCDVTSKEDLQAIVDRVTKEVGYVNLVVANSGILGPSVRYNPSHSVSELRKTLFTDFSMEEMTEVLNVNITAAFFTMSAFLELLDAGNKNALKGGFGRPDKEGSDVVTIQSQVIFTSSISAFSRHYASTPPYLASKTAIMQLTKQASSQLGRHGIRANGMAPGLFPSDIAAGLIGDRKPENEGPDDARFIPARRFGGDEEMTGAILYLASRSGSYCNGSILVTDGGRLSLMPGTY; translated from the exons ATGGACCCCAACGCCCTTTTCAGAGTCGATGGCATCGTGGCCGTCATCACCGGCGGAGGCACTG GTATCGGCCTCACGATGGCCAGGGCCCTTGTCAACCAAGGCGCCGCCAAAGTATACATCCTCGGGCGTCGTCTTGAGGTGCTTGAAACAGCAGCCAAGGAGCACCCGAACCTGATCCCGCACCGGTGTGACGTTACCTCAAAGGAAGACCTCCAGGCCATTGTCGACCGCGTCACCAAGGAGGTCGGGTAtgtcaacctcgtcgtcgccaactCCGGCATTCTCGGTCCCTCGGTCCGGTACAACCCGTCCCATTCTGTTTCGGAGTTGCGGAAGACTCTCTTCACCGACTTCTCCATGGAGGAGATGACCGAGGTCCTGAACGTCAACATCACAGCCGCCTTCTTCACCATGTCGGCcttcctcgagctcctcgatgcCGGGAACAAGAATGCGCTCAagggcggcttcggcaggCCTGACAAGGAAGGTAGCGACGTCGTGACCATCCAAAGCCAGGTCATCTTCACCAGCAGCATTTCTGCTTTCAGCCGACATTACGCTTCCACGCCTCCCTACCTGGCCAGCAAGACCGCGATCATGCAACTTACCAAGCAGGCCAGCAGCCAGCTGGGTAGACACGGCATCCGCGCCAACGGCATGGCCCCCGGAT TGTTTCCTTCCGATATCGCCGCGGGACTGATTGGTGACCGTAAGCCCGAGAATGAGGGGCCTGACGACGCGAGGTTTATTCCTGCTAGGAGGttcggcggtgacgaggagATGACTGGGGCAATTCTGTACCTTGCCAGCCGGTCGGGAAGCTACTGCAATGGCTCGATCCTGGTCACAGATGGCGGTCGGTTGAGCCTCATGCCCGGCACTTACTAG
- a CDS encoding Phosphotransferase enzyme family protein produces MTETAPPYDVLFLDRSQNQFQPLPTPNDIDGSEILLHEATGCRLLQKQGFVVKFGVHVHPIEGHNMLYVAKLTTVPVPKPYAIYQHRKQQKVITYIVMQYVAGTTLVDLWGGLDYARKTAIAMTLRTYFDQLRQLPHPGYFGNIEGGLPLDGIFSATRGATEIKTHFATEEEFIEGIIQMHSLDTGERMAPKTRYYRHVLPTVLRSSSPPVFTHNDFQRKNIMVQPDGTLVIIDWEFASWYPTYWEYSTATFANGGWNDDWHDYVRLVLDEYPNQSLWLSGIRLEMWG; encoded by the coding sequence ATGACTGAAACAGCACCGCCATACGATGTTCTGTTTTTAGACAGGTCGCAAAACCAGTTCCAGCCTCTGCCGACTCCAAACGACATTGATGGATCCGAAATTTTACTTCACGAGGCTACAGGTTGCCGACTTCTTCAAAAGCAGGGGTTCGTCGTCAAATTCGGCGTTCATGTTCACCCCATCGAGGGCCACAACATGCTTTACGTAGCAAAGCTCACGACGGTGCCGGTCCCCAAGCCATACGCCATCTACCAGCATCGAAAACAGCAGAAAGTAATCACGTACATCGTGATGCAATACGTAGCGGGTACGACGCTTGTTGACCTATGGGGCGGCCTAGACTATGCTCGGAAAACTGCAATCGCCATGACGCTCCGGACCTATTTCGATCAACTCCGACAACTGCCACACCCGGGCTACTTTGGCAACATTGAAGGCGGACTGCCACTCGACGGGATATTCTCTGCCACACGAGGCGCAACCGAGATCAAGACTCATTTTGCCACTGAGGAAGAATTCATCGAGGGCATCATTCAGATGCACTCCCTTGACACTGGCGAACGGATGGCCCCCAAGACTCGATATTACCGACATGTCTTACCGACGGTTCTTCGCAGTAGTAGCCCCCCCGTCTTCACTCATAACGACTTTCAGAGGAAAAACATCATGGTACAGCCTGATGGGACACTAGTCATCATCGACTGGGAGTTTGCGTCGTGGTATCCGACCTATTGGGAATATTCGACCGCCACGTTTGCGAACGGTGGTTGGAACGATGATTGGCATGACTACGTGCGCTTGGTCTTGGATGAGTACCCGAACCAGTCCCTTTGGTTGTCAGGCATAAGGTTGGAGATGTGGGGCTGA
- a CDS encoding Penicillin-binding protein, protein MQYRLVVALLNVYFLYAAAQPDVQTYFNLDEAAHATKTQTLQSSGYRIISLSSYGTPADIKYAAVWVKREGNHQVMISSADYKTYKKWLAKGRSRGYASTHVSATGPAKEAVFAGVMEKADVGKWSQECGLAKPEKLHPARDFSRVVKDFSAYGTPNNRRYCVLVHENMGNAKETIFYNTNGPEGFAAIYKSELKKPIWRPAHLFVADDKRIIPHFADDWVGEWKAATDLTADELDAEIKLQQQGRLRPIHLDGAGTGKDTRFAVIFAETDVPEARKWTVTGKQGEQAMTERLDSIMQAWMKKNGVRQAQFAAAVQGEIILERSYTWAESNRAIVEPDDIFFVVSLSKMFTHAAVYNLIQAGKLDYSTRVYDVLGYKQAKDPRALSTTVSQLLDHSAGFDRSISPDIGFQFRKVSESFHNNKRPANLRDMIEFQLTKTLDFKPGSRSSYSNYGTMLLGYLITNITEQPYMDFLKENVLEGLDVRIYETAAEKHVNDRIVQETRFSGLDATHPESLQKVPYIFGGDGSIKEEVAPSFGLAASASTIARFIGKHAVWGTGEREVGNRQGGLPAARAMAVSEASGIDWAVTINTQDFVTDKETTVLRDRLLKPLFSEPKSCFSWLRRFCAGV, encoded by the coding sequence GTAGCCCTCCTTAATGTTTACTTTCTGTACGCAGCAGCACAGCCAGACGTGCAAACCTACTTCAACTTGGACGAAGCTGCGCACGCAACCAAGACGCAGACGCTCCAGAGTTCTGGCTACCGCATAATATCACTCAGCTCCTACGGAACTCCTGCTGACATCAAGTATGCCGCAGTCTGGGTGAAGCGGGAGGGCAACCATCAAGTCATGATTTCCAGCGCCGACTATAAGACCTATAAGAAATGGTTGGCCAAGGGGAGATCCCGAGGCTATGCTTCAACACATGTCTCCGCTACAGGGCCTGCTAAAGAAGCCGTCTTTGCTGGCGTCATGGAGAAGGCAGATGTTGGGAAATGGAGTCAGGAGTGCGGCTTGGCGAAACCAGAAAAGCTACACCCAGCAAGGGATTTCAGCCGTGTTGTGAAGGACTTCAGCGCCTACGGCACACCCAACAACCGTCGCTACTGCGTTCTCGTCCACGAGAACATGGGCAACGCAAAAGAAACAATCTTTTACAACACGAACGGGCCCGAGGGCTTCGCTGCGATCTACAAGTCCGAGCTCAAGAAGCCCATTTGGCGGCCCGCGCATCTCTTTGTAGCTGACGACAAACGCATCATCCCTCACTTTGCAGACGACTGGGTCGGCGAGTGGAAAGCGGCGACGGATCTCACTGCAGACGAGCTGGATGCCGAGATCAAGTTGCAACAGCAgggtcgtcttcgccctatccacctcgatggcgccggcaCAGGAAAGGACACTCGCTTTGCTGTGATCTTTGCAGAAACCGACGTCCCGGAGGCCCGCAAGTGGACCGTTACCGGCAAACAGGGTGAGCAAGCGATGACCGAGCGACTCGACTCCATCATGCAGGCctggatgaagaagaacggCGTACGCCAGGCACAGTTCGCAGCCGCTGTACAGGGCGAGATCATCCTCGAGCGCAGTTACACGTGGGCGGAGAGTAATCGAGCCATCGTGGAGCCAGACGACATCTTCTTTGTGGTCAGCCTAAGCAAGATGTTTACCCATGCTGCCGTCTACAACCTGATACAGGCCGGAAAGCTGGACTACTCAACGCGAGTGTACGATGTCCTCGGCTACAAGCAAGCAAAAGACCCTCGCGCTCTCAGCACAACAGTCTCCCAGCTCCTTGATCATTCTGCGGGCTTCGATCGTTCCATATCTCCCGACATCGGATTCCAGTTCCGGAAGGTCTCTGAGTCCTTTCATAACAACAAGCGTCCTGCGAACCTTCGCGATATGATCGAGTTTCAGCTTACGAAGACCCTGGACTTCAAACCTGGTAGTAGGTCATCGTATTCAAATTACGGCACAATGCTCTTGGGCTACCTCATTACCAACATCACTGAGCAGCCATACATGGACTTCCTCAAGGAGAACGTCCTTGAAGGCTTGGACGTTCGCATATACGAGACAGCCGCGGAGAAGCATGTCAATGATCGCATCGTTCAAGAAACTCGCTTCTCGGGTCTGGATGCCACACACCCGGAATCGCTTCAGAAAGTGCCATACATctttggcggcgatggctcCATCAAAGAGGAAGTCGCTCCTTCATTTGGGCTCGCCGCGAGCGCAAGTACCATCGCAAGGTTTATCGGGAAGCATGCTGTTTGGGGCACTGGTGAGCGCGAGGTAGGGAATCGGCAAGGAGGATTGCCAGCAGCGCGCGCGATGGCCGTGTCGGAGGCGTCGGGCATTGATTGGGCCGTCACCATCAACACCCAGGACTTTGTCACCGACAAAGAGACCACTGTCTTGAGGGATCGGCTTCTTAAGCCCCTGTTTTCTGAGCCGAAGTCCTGCTTCTCTTGGCTACGAAGATTCTGCGCCGGTGTCTAA